In Canis lupus baileyi chromosome 15, mCanLup2.hap1, whole genome shotgun sequence, one genomic interval encodes:
- the LOC140605398 gene encoding ubiquitin carboxyl-terminal hydrolase 17-like protein 6 gives MEAAHLHPSEEPQFSASPKPQSCWSRRGGAEVHGGPSVPETTSPASKTLSSPTDPLAPASAGLPPTKTPLSWKSLSQVGAGLQNMGNTCYVNATLQCLTYTEPLASYMLSQQHGTTYRRQTSCMLCTLQAHLTRVLCHPGRVLRPLPLLLAAFHRHKQEDAHEYLMFILDAMQQACLPEDKLSDPERPQDSTLIQQLFGGYWRSQIQCLHCQGISSTLEPYLDISLDIGDAHSVSQALEQLVKPELLEGENAYHCRKCLEKVPASKVLTLHTSPKVLILVLRRFSDLTGNKMTKEVQYPERLDMQHYLSEQRAGPLVYVLYAVLVHAGRSCHSGHYFCFVKAGNGQWYKMDDAKVSACDVTCELRQPAYVLFYMQKTDLERDLGRESVKEGGLASPEADPTVVGEASGEPATDPSVNLPALEERGEETSRQQMTLDQWRCLQECNRPKPELNVRRREIALPANAVILHHSKYRPEMPKNHPQQTVDLLTTAAGMLPPQVAGDVAKVPRGAGALAGNGHLIALMKSSRTELLEHKVRQLLLALQRRDVISICSFLDDYRGFATTDEVLDLLSTEAISCMLEIWLDYFRDEFCQLPEFPSLRMILEFMRQRMPGSDVELHARRYLQQFRRLQQRSQRGFRVMELVLAAGAEDLVKAEMLAPEFKVVQMLVEPMIPCPDEEEPPAPAATPEE, from the exons ATGGAggctgcccacctccacccctcagaGGAGCCTCAGTTCAGCGCCTCTCCCAAACCCCAGTCATGCTGGTCAAGGAGAGGCGGTGCTGAAGTCCACGGAGGACCCTCTGTGCCCGAGACGACATCCCCTGCATCAAAGACACTCTCCTCCCCGACTGACCCGTTGGCTCCCGCATCAGCAGGACTGCCTCCCACCAAGACGCCTCTGAGTTGGAAGAGCCTTTCCCAGGTGGGAGCCGGGCTTCAGAACATGGGCAACACTTGCTATGTGAATGCGACCCTACAGTGTCTGACCTACACAGAGCCCCTCGCCAGCTACATGCTGTCCCAGCAGCACGGGACCACCTATAGGAGGCAGACATCCTGCATGCTGTGTACCCTGCAGGCTCACCTGACGCGGGTTCTCTGCCATCCTGGACGTGTGCTCCGGCCCCTGCCACTCCTGCTCGCCGCCTTCCACAGACACAAGCAGGAAGATGCCCATGAGTATCTCATGTTCATTCTGGATGCAATGCAGCAAGCATGCTTGCCTGAGGACAAGCTCTCAGACCCTGAGCGTCCTCAGGACAGCACCCTCATCCAGCAACTCTTTGGGGGGTACTGGAGGTCTCAAATCCAGTGTCTCCACTGCCAAGGCATTTCGAGCACTCTGgaaccttacctggacatcagccTGGACATCGGGGATGCTCACAGCGTCAGCCAAGCTTTGGAGCAGTTGGTGAAGCCCGAACTGCTGGAAGGTGAAAATGCCTACCATTGTCGTAAGTGTCTGGAGAAGGTGCCTGCGTCCAAGGTGTTGACTTTGCACACTTCCCCGAAGGTCCTCATCCTGGTCTTGAGACGATTCTCAGACTTGACAGGCAACAAAATGACTAAGGAGGTGCAATATCCTGAGCGCCTTGACATGCAACACTACctgtctgagcagagggcaggaccctTGGTTTATGTGCTCTATGCCGTGCTGGTGCACGCTGGGAGGAGTTGCCACAGCGGACATTACTTCTGTTTCGTAAAGGCAGGAAATGGCCAGTGGTATAAAATGGATGATGCTAAGGTCAGCGCCTGTGATGTGACTTGCGAGCTGCGCCAACCTGCCTATGTCCTCTTTTATATGCAGAAGACTGATCTGGAGAGAGACCTTGGGAGGGAGTCAGTCAAAGAGGGAGGACTCGCATCTCCCGAGGCAGACCCCACAGTGgtgggtgaggcctcaggagagccGGCAACGGATCCCTCCGTGAACCTTCCTGCGTTGGAGGAGCGTGGGGAAGAGACCTCAAGGCAACAAATGACATTAGACCAGTGGAGATGCCTCCAAGAATGCAACCGCCCTAAGCCTGAACTTaatgtcaggagaagagaaattgctcTTCCTGCGAACGCAGTCATCCTTCACCACTCCAAATACAGACCTGAGATGCCGAAGAATCATCCTCAGCAGACCGTCGACCTGCTCACCACTGCGGCTGGGATGCTCCCACCTCAGGTGGCCGGGGACGTGGCCAAAGTCCCGCGT GGTGCAGGGGCCTTGGCCGGGAATGGGCATCTGATCGCCCTGATGAAGTCCAGCCGGACGGAGTTGCTGGAGCACAAAGTCCGACAACTGCTGCTCGCCTTGCAGCGCAGAGATGTCATCTCCATTTGCAGCTTCTTAGACGACTATCGTGGATTCGCCACCACGGACgaggtgctggacctgctgtCCACtga ggccatctcctGCATGCTGGAAATATGGCTGGATTATTTTCGGGATGAATTTTGTCAGCTCCCAGAATTTCCCTCCCTGAGGATGATTCTGGAATTCATGAGGCAGCGCATGCCAGGCTCGGACGTGGAACTCCATGCCCGGCGTTACCTCCAGCAATTCAGACGCCTCCAGCAGCGGAGCCAGAGGGG CTTCAGGGTGATGGAGCTGGTCCTGGCTGCTGGAGCTGAGGACTTGGTCAAAGCCGAGATGCTGGCTCCTGAGTTTAAGGTAGTGCAGATGCTGGTCGAACCTATGATTCCCTGCCCTGATGAGGAAGAGCCACCTGCACCCGCGGCCACCCCAGAGGAGTAG